A window of the Podospora bellae-mahoneyi strain CBS 112042 chromosome 6, whole genome shotgun sequence genome harbors these coding sequences:
- a CDS encoding hypothetical protein (EggNog:ENOG503PIM6) yields the protein MAPFGLVTTSILDTRDEKTSDTTDNAVIWIVVSIVAGTIGVVTALTTLVVCYTKRHQYKKAKARDPYLSREEFSRKRKLSANDLFKEEEIWRGHMIRKSLASRSTNTIDQQPQQHQPEPQRQQQPQKLEHVPGSDQQQQLLSPAALSTAATINQIDQQISEMERKESTRLKEDWKRWEAQVRHERSASGEQHPAIAASNSVPIIAVPTPPKHRSHNRVSFPELRPEPLRPPPRNPARCQQSNGG from the coding sequence ATGGCCCCTTTTGGTCTTGTTACTACTTCTATACTTGATACCCGTGATGAGAAGACCTCGGATACCACGGATAACGCTGTGATATGGATAGTTGTCTCCATCGTTGCCGGCACTATTGGTGTCGTGACAGCCCTTACTACACTCGTCGTCTGCTACACCAAGCGTCATCAATACAaaaaggcaaaggcaagAGATCCGTATCTGAGCCGCGAAGAGTTCAGCAGGAAGAGAAAGCTGAGCGCAAATGACTTGttcaaagaggaggagatttgGAGGGGGCATATGATCCGCAAGTCTCTCGCCAGCCGGTCAACCAATACCATCGaccagcagccacagcagcatcaaccaGAAccgcaacggcaacaacaacctcaaaaaCTAGAACATGTGCCAGGATcagaccagcagcagcaactgcTATCTCCCGCAGCGCTCTCAACAGCAGCGACCATCAATCAGATCGACCAGCAGATTTCCGAGATGGAGCGAAAAGAATCCACGAGGCTGAAGGAAGACTGGAAGAGGTGGGAAGCCCAGGTTCGACATGAACGGTCTGCTTCAGGGGAACAGCATCCAGCCATAGCGGCATCCAACAGTGTACCTATCATCGCTGTCCCTACGCCGCCAAAGCATCGATCCCACAACCGAGTATCGTTCCCAGAGTTGCGCCCAGAGCCGCTGAGGCCCCCGCCAAGAAATCCTGCCCGGTGTCAGCAGAGTAATGGTGGATGA
- the SUA7 gene encoding transcription initiation factor IIB (BUSCO:EOG09262PAY; COG:K; EggNog:ENOG503NU54), producing the protein MSALYPPHPPSASGEYKEDLNAILMCAECKEFPPNLIEEFSSGDMVCESCGLVLGERIIDTRSEWRTFSNDDQGNDDPSRVGDGPNLMIDGDQLQTTIAFDGKGAKNLSHLQNKMTNDKGSKQLLNAYRDIQSFTDSINTGTQVANAAKHIYKLVDDAKALKGKSQEAIIAGCIFIACRQANADRTFREIYRLTKVSKKEIGRVFKQLETFLQKAGGADDITKAGPFNQTYQAKASTTAVGLCARYCSNMGFRNPVRVEDVARRLAKKSQQVADLAGRSPLSVAAACIYMASHLVGEPKASKEIASVAGVSDGTVKTAYRYLYQAKDALLTKEEFPDDMPDASKLPAN; encoded by the coding sequence ATGTCGGCCCTttatcctccccatcccccctcggCTTCCGGCGAGTACAAGGAGGACTTAAACGCCATCCTCATGTGTGCCGAGTGCAAAGAGTTTCCGCCTAACTTGATCGAGGAATTCTCATCAGGCGACATGGTTTGCGAGTCTTGTGGATTGGTCCTAGGTGAGCGTATTATTGATACGCGCTCTGAGTGGCGGACATTCTCGAATGATGACCAGGGTAACGATGACCCTTCTCGTGTTGGTGACGGTCCCAATTTGATGATCGACGGCGATCAACTGCAAACGACAATCGCTTTCGACGGCAAAGGTGCAAAGAACCTGTCCCATCTTCAAAATAAGATGACGAACGACAAGGGCTCCAAGCAACTGCTCAATGCGTATCGGGATATTCAAAGCTTTACCGACAGCATCAACACGGGTACCCAAGTTGCAAATGCTGCGAAGCACATTTACAAGTTGGTCGACGATGCCAAGGCCCTCAAGGGTAAATCGCAAGAAGCGATTATCGCCGGATGCATCTTCATCGCCTGTCGACAAGCGAATGCTGACCGTACTTTCCGTGAGATTTATCGCCTCACCAAGGTCTCCAAGAAGGAAATTGGCCGCGTCTTCAAGCAGCTTGAAACCTTCCTGCAGAAGGCCGGCGGTGCCGATGACATTACCAAGGCTGGGCCATTCAACCAGACCTACCAGGCCAAGGCCTCTACTACTGCTGTCGGGCTGTGCGCTCGCTATTGCAGCAACATGGGTTTCCGCAACCCGGTCagggtggaggatgtcgcGAGACGTCTTGCCAAGAAGTCGCAACAGGTGGCTGACCTCGCTGGTCGTTCTCCCTTGTCGGTTGCGGCTGCGTGCATCTACATGGCCTCGCATTTGGTTGGAGAACCCAAGGCCTCCAAGGAAATCGCTAGTGTGGCTGGCGTCAGTGATGGTACGGTGAAGACGGCTTATCGCTACCTTTACCAGGCAAAGGATGCTCTCCTTACCAAGGAGGAATTTCCAGACGACATGCCTGATGCTTCCAAGCTCCCGGCCAACTAG
- the NPL6 gene encoding chromatin structure-remodeling complex subunit RSC7 (EggNog:ENOG503NVPY; COG:S) encodes MPSRRSGRAAAKRAQQALESTPKNFEGLDDEDEPMPDVDADVEADEDVEPPQDAEEEGDKDEDSVAEEEEEVAQEEEEEKSPSPPPEPVIRRRRLGRPPKNRPPDWDQLPIERPNADSDTPRRRGRGGWRGRGGRKGQYSAPTTQSIDKDGTVLDIVNDEVDLPEDPEGEKKVDKLGNLQDGREYRCRTFTVAGRGDRLYMLSTEPARCVGFRDSYLFFTKHKKLFKIIVNDEEKRDMIERDIIPHSYKGRSIGIVTARSVFREFGALIIVGGRRIIDDYNVAAVREDGAVEGELADPNDIYDPSQPYNKNQYVAWHGASAVYHSNAPTVPQQNAKVDTKKRRVAVNDMNWQLEHAREASQYNSILTDMRRQNVKGVYNVMTNLMHYPRISQPTHARIEQVLDSGKGEDAEESSTFPPLEPSISRNFLVMDTYMETPPAGISPAAYEVPFRTSPADYEASAAADPLAPFRGLSVISEDIIAELPPDCRAAFDKARQEEVDWFNKWGDEAKNTSRREPIVDKAIVPYPVMMH; translated from the exons ATGCCCTCTCGGCGATCCGGTCGTGCTGCGGCCAAACGCGCTCAGCAAGCGCTTG AAAGCACCCCCAAGAATTTCGAGGGactcgacgacgaagacgagccCATGCCCGATGTCGATGCCGATGtcgaggccgacgaggatGTTGAACCCCCGCAAGAtgcagaagaggagggtgacaAGGACGAAGACTCTGttgccgaagaggaagaggaggtagcccaagaggaagaggaagagaagtcgccctcacccccacccgAGCCCGTcatccgccgccgtcgtctCGGCAGGCCCCCGAAGAATCGCCCGCCTGACTGGGACCAGCTTCCCATTGAGCGCCCCAATGCCGACTCGGATACTCCCCGTCGCCGTGGCagagggggttggcgaggCCGTGGTGGACGCAAAGGCCAATACTCGGCACCCACAACACAGTCGATCGATAAAGACGGTACTGTCTTGGATATCGTCAACGACGAGGTCGACCTTCCCGAGGATCCTGAGggtgagaagaaggtggacaAACTGGGCAACCTTCAGGATGGTCGTGAATACCGTTGCCGCACCTTCACCGTTGCCGGCCGCGGCGATCGTCTCTACATGCTCTCCACCGAGCCTGCCAGATGTGTCGGTTTCCGCGATTCTTACTTGTTCTTCACCAAGCACAAGAAGCTCTTCAAAATTATCGTTAATGACGAGGAGAAGCGCGACATGATCGAACGCGATATCATCCCACATTCCTACAAAGGTCGCAGCATAGGAATCGTGACAGCGAGGTCCGTGTTCCGCGAATTCGGCGCTTTGATCATTGTCGGCGGACGGAGAATCATCGACGACTACAACGTCGCGGCAGTTCGTGAGGATGGGGCTGTTGAGGGCGAGTTGGCTGATCCTAACGACATTTACGACCCTTCGCAGCCTTACAACAAAAACCAATACGTTGCCTGGCATGGCGCCAGCGCGGTGTACCACTCCAATGCACCTACTGTTCCGCAGCAAAACGCCAAGGTCGACACGAAGAAACGTAGAGTGGCCGTCAACGACATGAATTGGCAACTTGAGCACGCCCGTGAGGCGAG CCAATACAACAGCATCCTGACCGATATGCGCCGCCAGAATGTCAAGGGGGTTTACAACGTCATGACCAACTTGATGCACTATCCCCGCATCTCCCAGCCAACCCACGCCAGAATCGAACAGGTTCTCGACAGCGGCAAAGGCGAGGACGCCGAAGAGAGCAGCACATTTCCTCCGCTTGAGCCGTCCATCTCTCGGAACTTTCTGGTCATGGATACCTACATGGAGACGCCCCCTGCCGGCATCTCGCCAGCCGCCTACGAAGTGCCATTCCGCACGTCCCCTGCTGACTACGAAGCTTCAGCAGCTGCCGACCCTCTAGCACCATTTCGAGGACTTTCGGTTATATCTGAGGACATCATTGCCGAGTTGCCCCCGGATTGCCGGGCTGCTTTCGACAAGGCCAGACAAGAAGAGGTCGACTGGTTTAACAAGTGGGGCGATGAAGCCAAGAATACTTCAAGACGTGAGCCAATTGTGGACAAGGCCATTGTGCCGTATCCTGTGATGATGCATTAA